TCCGAGAAGTCCATGAACTCCTCGGTCCACTCCTGACCGATTGCACGCGTTACGTCGGCTTCGCCAACCTGACTGAACTGTTCGAATTCGCTCATACAACTAGGTGGTAACATTCAGTGGTGAAAAGTTTATCGGGACCGGTTAGTCGAGATCGAAACTCTCAGTAGCTGAACCGTCTGGGCACACGATTATTCGTGATGGGCGGGGTCGGTCACCGCCTGTGACCCGAGTCCGCTCGATATCGGGTCTCCAGAACGCTGAAGCCGCACCGCCACATACGCAGTATCGATGGATCGTCGTGCGTTTCTCGCGTGTGCCGCTCTCGTGCCGTTGTCGGGCTGTCTCGAGTTTCTCGAGGACAGTGGCGAGGATATCACCGAGCCCGGCGACGTCGAGATCGTCTGGCACGACCTCGTTCGCGACAATCCGGGGACTGACGACGAGCGGGTAGTCGTCTGGGGTGCGGTCAGGAACGTCGGCGATCGAGCGCTCTCGTACCTCGAGGTCCGGGCGACGTTCTTCGACGAAGAGGGGGAGGAACTCGAGACCGTTATCGAGAACGTCGATGCCGACGTCTCGTCGGGCGAGAAGTGGCCGTTCGAGGTCGAGTTTCCCAGATTCGGCGAGGACGCAGCGGCGGTCACGACGTACGAACTCGAGCCGGCAACGGGGGTCTGATGGTATCTCGCATGAGGTGGATGCACCGAACGCGCTCGCTTGCGAGGCGCTCGAGTGAGCCGTCGGGAGCCGAGGTCGCGACGGGCGGACGAAGGAGGGCCGTGTCATGACCGACGGCGACTCGGATTCCGACCGCGATTCCGATCCCGGCCGCGACGACGGTGTCGATCCCGATGGGGGCTCGGACGCCGGACTCGGTCTCGGCGCGGACGCCGATACCGAGACGGAGAGCGACCCGAACTCGGACCGCGACGAGGGGATTTCGACGCTCGCGAAACAGGGAAGCATCACGTTCGTCGGCAACCTCATCAACGGCGCGCTCGGGTTCGCGATCGTCATGCTGATGACCCGGTTCGTCAGCCCCTCGGTCTACGGGCTGTTCGTGCTGGCGACCTCGGTCATCTTGTTCATGCAGGTGTTCGCGAACCTCGGTCTGCCGCTGGCGATCGACTACTTCGTGCCGCAGTATTTAGACGAGGGCGAGCACGGGAAGGCCAAGGGCGTAATCGTACAGGTGACCGCGACCGTGCTGATCACGTCCTCGCTTGTCGCCTTCGCCCTCGCCGTCAGCGCCACGTACATCGCCGAACTCTTCCAGGAGCCGGCGATGGGGATCGGGCTCCTCTTGCTCTCGGTGACGATCCCGATGCTCGCCATCTACAACGTCCTGTTGACCTCCTATTACAGCATCAAGAAGCTCCAGTACCGCGTCATCATGCGCGATATCGTGCGGCCGATCGTCCGTTTCGTCGTCACCGCGGGGCTCTTACTCGTCGGCTACGGACTGCTCGGCCTCATCGCCGGCTACGTCGTCGGCCTCTTCGTCGCGATCACGATCGGCGCGGCCGTCTTCGTCTACAAGGCCTGGGGGCTGTTGACCGCCGAGATCGAACTCGTCGCGCCGGCCCCACTCGTCAAGTACTCCGTCCCGCTGGCGATGACCAGCGTCGTCTTCGTCCTGATGGGCCACGTCGACTACTTCGTCCTCGGCTTCTTCCTCGATTCCGACGACGTCGGCATCTACCGCGTCGGCTACATGCTCGGATCGGGGTTGATGATCATTTTCAACTCGCTGTCGCCCGTTTTCAAGCCGCTGATCGCCGAGACGCGGGACGACATCGATCTGGTCGAACAGCGGTTTCGGATCATGGCCCGCTGGATCGCCGCGATCACGCTCCCCGTCGCCATCTTCCTCTCGCTCGGTGCGAGTTCGTACCTCGCTGTGCTGTACACGCCTCAGTACTCCGAAGCGAGCGCCGTCGTCGCGCTGCTCGCCGTTGCGTTCCTCTTCAACGTCACCTTCGGCGGCCCTGACGGCTCGTTGCTACAGGGGCTTGGCTACTCGCGGGTCGTCTTCGGAAACACGCTCGTCCTCTTCGTCACGAACTTCCTCGTCTCGTTCACGCTCGTGCCCTTCATCGGGATCGAAGGGGCGGCGATCGGGTCGGCAACCGCGCTTTTTCTCGTGGGCTGTCTGACCCTCGTCGAAATCTACTACTTCGACGGTATTCATCCGTTTACCCGGGACTTTGCCAAAGTCGTCGGCGCCGGCGTGCCCGCAGCTATCGCCGGCGCACCGATCGCCTACTTCCTCGAGTCCGATCTACTCATCGCTGCCATGCTCCCCATCGTAGTCGTCGGCACCTACCTGCTCACGCTGATCGTAACGGACGCCTTCACCGACGCGGACGCCCAGATGGCCGCCGAGTTCAGTCCCACGCTCAGGAAGTGGATTCCGAGCCGGTAGGCGGCCCTCGAACGTCGAACTCTCGTCTCAATGCGTCAGCAGCACCTCGATGCAGTCGTCCTCCTTGTCGTGGATCGTGTGAAACCGTTGAACGGACGGTCAAGCGGCGAGTGACGCTGTCACCTGCCGCTGGAACGAGTCGGACTGAGCCACGAAGCCGTCCGGCTGTCTACGAGGTGTCTCCGCTCGAGGACCGATCCCGAGGTCCGTCCATCCCCTCAGCCGGCTCCTGATCCTCGCCGATGACACCCTCCGTCCACGTCCCCAGTCGGAACCAGCCGACGGCGACGACGAACGAAGCGACCATCCCGAACGAGTAGGCCCACCAGATCCCCTCGATGCCCCATTCGAGTCCGCTGATCTCGAGGCCGAAGACGGGCACCGTCACCGTCCAGGCGAACGCGAGCACGAGCGCGACGGGAACCCGGAAAATCCACCGCGAGAGGAACGAGAGGACCATCGCTTCGCGGGTGTTGCCCGCGCCGCGGAACGCGCCTTGGATGACCATCACGCCCGCGAAGAGCGCCCAGAAGGGGGCCATGATCCGCAGGAAAACGACGCCCTCGGCGATCACGTCGGGATCGGCGACGAAGATCCGCATGGCCTGTGCGGGAAAGGCGATCAACACGGCTGCGATGGCCGCGATCAATATCATCGTCCCCGCGGTCGCGGTTCGCGCGACGGCCGCCGCACGGTCCGGCGTCTTCGCACCGAGATTCTGCCCGACGCCGGTCGCGGTCGCGTTGCCGACGGCTCCCGAGACGGCCCACGTGACCGACATCAGTCGGACGCCAATCCCGTAGGCAGCCGTCGGGTTCGCCCCGAACCGGGCGACGAAGCCGGCCATCGCGACCGACGCGAAACTTCGCGCCCAGCCGTCGATCGTCGAGGGGTAGCCGATGTCGACCAGCTGTTTCAGGATGGCTACGTTGGGGGTAAGATCCTCGAGTCGCAGTCGAACCCCAAAACGACCATCGAGCAGGATGTAGATCCCGGCGACGGTGGCGAACGCGCGGGCGATGAACGTCGCGACGGCGGCTCCGCGGGTTCCCATCTCGGGGAACGGCCCCCAGCCGAGGATGAAGAAGGGGTCGAGGACGACGTTGATCCCGGCGGAGATGAAGACGAGCCACATCGCCGTCTTCGTGTCACCGGCACCCTGTAACGAGGACCGGAACGCGAAGAAGAGGAAGGTGAGCGGTAACGCGAGGAAGATCACTTCGATGTAGGCGAGCGCCTCGACGAACACCTGATCGCGCGCGCCGATCAGGGTCAGGAGGGGGCGTCGGAAGTAGAATCCGACGGCCGCGAGGACGCTCGAGACGGCCAGCGTGAGCAGGATCGTCTGGCCGACGACCTTGTCAGCCATCCGGTCGTCGTCCGCGCCGACGTACTGGGAGATCAAGGCGATGGTCGCCGCGGTGATCCCCATCGCCGTCGAGACGAACAGCCACGAGAGCGGGAACATGAGCGAGACGGCGGCGACAGCGTCGCTACTGACGCGGCCGACCCAGAACATGTCCGCGAGATTGTAGAACGTCTGGAGCAGGTTCCCGAGGACCAGCGGCCACGCGAGGTGTAACAGTTTCGGAGGAATCGCCCCCGTCGTCATATCGACGCGCTTGCGTTGTGAATCCGTTTCTGCCACGATATCGTTTCGTTCGTCCCTCTCCCGGGTCCGTGAAAAGGGCTCGGCTCTCGGGGTGGGTTGCCGGCTCCGCGATGCTCGAGCGCGAACGAGTCCACGCTGCCGATTCGGTACGGTGTCGGCTTCGCTGCGGTCGACACGGTTCGGCTTCGACGCAGTTCGACTCCGACGTGGTGCGGTCGACGCGGGGTGGTCTCCGACGCGGGGTCCTCTCGCACACGCGCATCGCTCGAGCGCGCTCGCTCGCCCACCGCACGCACACCCGCGCTGTCGGCGGGTTTTCGGCGAAAGCGTTATCAGATCCTCAGTCGTACCGGCCGACAATGCAGACCACTCGCCCGCACCGGCTGGCACCGACCGCTTGCGGAGGTGAGCCGTCGTGGAACTGATCATCACGGAGAAGGACAACGCCGCGCGACGGATCGCCGACATCCTGAGCGGGGGCACGTACGACTCGAGTCGCGAGAAGGGCGTCAACGTCTACGAGTGGGGCGGCAAGCGCTGCGTGGGGCTGTCGGGTCACGTCGTCGGCGTCGACTTCCCCTCGGAGTATTCGGACTGGCGAGACGTCGAACCCGTCGAACTCATCGACGCGTCGGTTGAGAAGACGGCCACGAAGGAGAACATCGTCGCGACGTTGCGGATCCTCTCGCGGAAGGCGACCCGCGTGACGATCGCGACGGACTACGACCGCGAGGGCGAGTTGATCGGAAAGGAGGCCTACGACATCGTCCGCGACGTCGACGAAGAGGTCCCGATCCGACGCGTTCGGTTCTCCTCGATCACCGAAAACGAGGTCCAGAACGCGTTCGACGAACCGGACGATCTCGACTTCGATCTCGCGGCCGCCGGCGAAGCCCGCCAGATCATCGACCTCATCTGGGGGGCCGCACTCACGCGATTCCTCTCACTTTCGGCCGGCCAGCTCGGAAACGACTTCATCTCCGTCGGCCGCGTGCAGTCGCCGACGCTCAAGCTGATCGTCGACCGCGAGCGCGAGATCGAAGCCTTCGACCCCGAGACGTACTGGGAACTGTTCGCCGACCTCCGGAAGCGCGAGGGCGAGACGGAACCCTTCGACGCGCAGTACTTCTACCGCGACGAGGACGGCAACGAGGCTGAACGCGTCTGGGAGGAGACCGCCGCGAGCGAGGTCTACGAGACCCTCGCCGAGCGCGACAGCGCGACGGTCGTCGACGTCAACCGCCGAACGCGCACCGACACGCCGCCGACGCCGTTCAACACGACCCAGTTCATCCGCGCGGCGAGCGCGATCGGCTACTCGGCGAAACGGGCGATGTCGATCGCCGAGGACCTCTACACGGCCGGCTACATCACGTACCCGCGGACCGACAACACCGTCTACCCCGACGACCTGGACCCGGAGGAACTGCTCGACGACTTCGTCGGCCATCCCACGCTGGGCGACTCGGCCGAGAGCCTCCTCGAGTCGGACGACGAAATCGTCCCCACCGAGGGCGACGAGGAGACGACCGACCACCCCCCGATACACCCGACCGGCGAGATTCCGTCCCGCGGCGGCGACGTGAGCGACGACGAGTGGGAGGTGTACGAACTCGTCGTGCGCCGATTCTACGCGACGGTCGCCGAGGCAGCTATTTGGGAGCACCTCAAGGTCGTCACCGAGGTCGACGACTACCGGCTCAAGTCCAACGGCAAGCGCCTCGTCGAAGCGGGCTACCACGACGTCTATCCCTACTTCAACAGCACCGAGAACTTCGTCCCCGGCGTCGACGAGGGGGAGGAACTCGACCTCTCGGAAGTCGAACTCGAGGAGAAAGAGACCCAGCCACCCCGTCGATACGGCCAGTCGCGGCTCATCGAGACGATGGAGGATCTGGGAATCGGGACGAAGAGTACTCGTCACGACATCCTCGAGAAACTGTACGATCGGGGCTACGTCGAGAGCGATCCGCCGCGACCGACGCGCCTCGCGATGGCCGTCGTCGGAGCCGCCGAGGACCACGCCGACCGCGTCGTCAGCGAGGAGATGACGGCCCAACTCGAGGCCGACATGGACGCCATCGCGAGCGGCGAGGCGACGCTCGACGACGTCACCGACGAGTCCCGTGAGATGCTCGAGGAGATCTTCGCCAATCTCGCGGAGTCGCGCGAGGAGATCGGCGACCAACTGCGCAAGTCGCTCAAGGACGACAAGCGGCTGGGTCCGTGTCCCGAGTGCGGCGAGGACCTGCTGGTCCGACGCAGCCGCCACGGCTCGTACTTCGTCGGCTGCGACGGCTATCCCGACTGCGAGAACACGCTCCCGCTGCCGTCGACCGGCAAGCCGCTGATCATGGAAAGCGAGTGCGAGGACCACGGCCTGAACGAGGTCAAAATGCTCGCTGGCCGCCAGACGTTCGTCCACGGCTGTCCGCTCTGTAAGGCCGAGGACGCCGGCGAGGGCCCCATCCTGGGGACCTGTCCCGACTGCGGCGAAGACAGCGCGACGACTCCGTCGTCGCGAGACGGAGGCGGTGAAACCGCCGAAGAAGGCGGCGAACTTGCCATCAAGACCCTCCAGAGTGGCTCGAGACTCGTCGGCTGTACCCGCTATCCGGATTGCGAGTACTCGCTGCCGCTGCCCCGGCGCGGCGATATCGAGGTTACCGACGAGCACTGTGAGGAGCACGAACTCCCCGAACTCGTCGTCCACAGCGGCGACGAGCCCTGGGAACTCGGCTGTCCGATCTGTAACTACCAGGAGTTCCAGGCCCGCGAGAGCGAGACCGGCTCGGATCTCGAGGCGCTCGAGGGCGTCGGCGCGAAAACCGTCGAGAAACTCGCCGACGCGGGAATTGAGAGTCTCGACGATCTGACGGATGCCGATCCCGACACCATCGCTGCGGACGTCGACGGCGTCAGCGCCGAACGCGTCCGGTCCTGGCAGGCCAAGGCCTGATACTGTCTACCGTGAGTCATTTTCGGTGGGACCGCAACCGTCCTGCGGTCTCACCGGGAGATCGGTACAGCAAACCGTATGAGACGCTCGCGACGAACTCGTTTTCGACGGAGTGAACGACGGATTCCGTCCTGTGCAACGCTCCCAGCGGCGCTATCGCCGGTGTAGCGTCCCGTTGGAAACCAGTCATTCAGAGATAGAATTAACTTGGTGTGTCCGTATGCACAACTATCTGCGCGACGACGTGTGGTTCGCTCACGCGCGTCGTGACACGGGTTGGATACATGACAGGGAACGACACGACGCCGACCGATCTCCAGTTGGACGACCAGGGCGACGGAATCGAAGTGACCGTCGGAATCACGCAACTCGAGGCCTTTCTGACGGCCGACGATCCCGAGGTCAGGGAGTACGCCGCCAAGACGCTGGCGAACGAGGCCACGGAGCGACCGGACGACGTCCGTTCGGCCGTCGAGGCGCTGACAGATCGCCTCGAGGACGATCCCGCCATCAGATCCCACGCGGCCGCGGCGCTGTCGGCTCTCGCTACGACCCATCCCGCGGCGATCCGAGACTCGGTATCGGCGCTGACCGATCGACTCGACGGCTCGACGACGATCCGAGCGGACGCGGCGGACGCGCTCGCCGCCGTCGCGGATGACGAGCCCCGGATCGTCGCCGACTCGACCGATGCACTCGGAACCCACGTCACCGACGAGAACGAACGCGTTCGCGTCCGGGCGACGGACGCACTCGCCGCGATCGCCGACGCCGACCCCGAAACGGCCGCGACGGTCGTCGTCGACGTGGCCGAGGCGACCGACGACGAGACGGCTGCCGTCCGCGAGAATACGACGGCGATCCTCGCCGCGGTCGCGACGAACAGCCCCGAGGACGTGCTCGAGACGATCACGCCGCTCGTCGACCGGCTCGACGACGAAGAGGCTATCAGAGCCAACGCAATGCGTGCCCTCCGGGCGATCGCCCTCGAGGCGCCGGAGGCGGTCGCGACCGAAGTCGACCCGCTCGCCGACAGGCTCGCGGACTCGCAGGTGGGAATCCGGACCGACACCGCAATCGCCCTCGCCGCCGTCGCCGCAGAGCGCCCCGATGCAGTGGGCGAGGCCGTCGAACCGCTTGCGGACAGGCTCGACGACGTCTCCGAGGTTCGTAGCGAGACCATCCGAGCGCTCCGTGATGTCGCGGAGAACGATCCCGTCGCCGGCGTTCCGGCGGTCCCGGAACTCGTCGAGCGACTCGAGGACTCCCGAGCAGGCGTGCGAACGGACGCGGCCGGAGCGCTGTCGGCCGTCGCGTCGAAGCGACCGACCGCGGTCACCGATGCCGTCGTGGCGCTTGCTGACTGGCTCGAGGAGGGGTCGCCGGAGCTCCGAGCGCACGGCGTCGCGGCTATCGCAGCCGTCGCGTCGAAGCGACCGACAGCCGTCGAACCCGTGGTAACCGACGTTGCGGGCGTTCTCGACGACGAAGACGAACTTGTCCGTCTCGACGCCGCTCGCGCCATCGCGGCCGTCTCCGAAGCCGCGCCCGATGCGGTCCGGCCGGTCGTCCCGGATCTCGCCGATCGACTCGACGATCCGCACGAACCGGTGCGCCACCGCGCGGCTGACGCCCTGAGCGCCATCGCGCTCGAGGCCGGCGAGGCCGACGACGACCCCGACGTCCCCGCGCTGGTCGACCGACTCGACGACGGCGACGAGTGGGTCCGTGGGTACGCGGCTCGCGCACTCGCCGAGGTGGCCAGCGCGCAGGTCGCCGACGCCCACCCGGCGATTCGGTCGCTGTGCCGACGGCTCGAGGACGACGCGGCCCCGGTTCGCCGGGCCGCAACGCGTGATCTGGTCACCGTCGCGTCCGAGGAGCCGAACGACGTTCGCGTCGCTGTGCCCGCACTCGGCGACCGGTTGAGCGACGACGACGCGACGGTCAGGAACAACGCGGCGATCACGCTCGGACGACTCGCGGAGCGCTATCCGGCCGACATCCGCGAGGCCGACGTACTGGTGTCGCTGTTCGGCGCGCTCGACGACGAAGACCGAACGATCGCGGCGACCGTCCGAAACATCCTTGGGACGATCGTCTCCGATGGGGGGGACGACTGTCGACCACCGCTGGCGCTCGCGATCGAGGCGACGACTGCCGACGAGGAACGGGTCCGGGTGGCCGCCTGCGAGGCGCTTGCAACCCTCGGCGCGGACACCGGTGAGGAAACCGTGGCCGTGATCGATGCGGTCTGTGAGTTACTGGTCGATCCCACGCCGGCCGTTCGCGCCGCCGCGCTGTCCGCGCTCGAGTCGACGCTCTCGGCGGATATCGACACCGAACCAACGCCGATCGACGCCGTCCTCGAGGTCCTCGAAGCGGGCGACGAGCGCGTGGCCGCCGTCGCCGACGGACTCGCCGACATCGTCCGGAGCGATCCGGAACTCGTCGGCGACGCCGCCACACCGCTGCTGGAGCGATTCGACGCGGCCGAGGGCCGCGAACGACGGGCGCTCCTGTCCGTGCTGACGACGGTCGTCGAAGCGGGCGACGGCAACCCCGTAACGGGACTGCTGCTCGACCGACTCGAGAGCGACGGGGATCGACGCGCGATCGCCGGTGAAATCGCTCGACTGGCCGCGACGACGCCCGACGATGTCGTCGCCGAACGGGACCGGTTGTGCGCCCTTCTCGAGGCCGGCGCGGCCGGAGACGACGCGAACGGTCGGTCTGGGCCCGGCCACGACGAGGCGATTCGCGGCTACGCCGCGCTCGCGCTCGGCACGCTCGCAATCACCGGCCACGACGACGGCGAGACGCTGGGATCGGCGCTCGAACACGTCGACGATCGCCTGCTCGACGCCGCCTCGCTTGCGACCGGCGGCGAGACGCCGACCCACACCGACGGCATCAACAAACAGCTCTCGGGGATGGGACGGCGGCTGGACGGCGATCCCTGGGCGGCCGGCCTCGCCGTGCTTGCACTCTCCGTGCTGGCCGACGAGTCCGACAGTCTCCGACCGACCGGCGTCGCGAAGATCGCTGACGGACTCGGGGTCGAGAACCCGGTCGTCCGGGTCACCGCCGGACGCGTCCTCGAGACAATGGCGGCCGACGATCCGACGGGGTTCGAGGAGGCGCTCCCTGCGCAGGTCGACGCGCTCGAGGACTCCGACGGCGACGTCCGGGCGACCGCGGCGGCCGCGCTGGCCGCGTGCGCCGAAGCCGACGCCGGGCCCAGTCTCGAGGACGCGACCGGCGACCACCTCACGCCGCTCCGTCGATCGCTCGCCGATCCCGACGGCCGCGTTCGAGGCCGTGCCGTTCGGATGCTCGCGGCGCTCGAAGATACCGACTCGCTGCCGGCTATCGAGGCGCTCGCCGACGATCCCGTGCCGAGCGTCGCCGAGGCGGCGTCGAACGCGACGACGCGACTCGAGGCCGTACAGGAGCGCGACGCCGACGAAGACGACGAGGTTGGCACGCCAGACTGGCCGATGGTCCGCGGGGGACCGACGCGTACCGGCCACGTCGCCGGCGAAGCGCTCGACCGGCGAGCGAGCGAACGGTGGCACGTTGACTGCGACGACGATGTCGACATCGAGACCGCGCCCGCGCTCGTCGGCGAGACGGTCGTCGTCGGGCGCGACGACGGCAGCGTGAGCGCGCTGGCGATCGAGGACGGCCACGAACACTGGCGGTTCGAGGCCGGCGGCCCGGTCAGATCCGAACCGGCGGTCGTCGACGGGACGGTGTACGTCGGCAGCGACGACGGCGCCGTTTACGCGCTCGACGCCGAGACCGGCGAGCGCGCCTGGCGCTATCAGACCGACGGTCGCGTCCGAACCGCACCGATCGCCGTCGACGGGACGGTCTACGTAGGTAGCGACGAACTCCACGCGATCGACGCCGAAACCGGCCAACCCGTCTGGACCGTCGATCTCGAGGCCGGCACCGAACGCGAGGCGCTCGTGGGGCCGACGATTGCGGACGGAACGGTGTACGCCGCCGTCGACGACCGGCTGTTCGCGGTCGCGGCCGCCGACGGGAGTCCGCGCTGGGAGACGACCCTCGAGACAACCATTGGAACGACGCCGGCCGTCGACGACGGCCGGGTGTACGTGACCTGCGGCGAGACGCTGGTGGCGGTCTCGAGCGCCGACGGCTCCCGCGAGTGCCGGTTCGACACCGGCGGTCGGATCGAGACTCCACCCGCCGTCGCCGACGGGACGGCCTACGTCGCCAGTTCAGACGCTAGCGTCTACGCCGTCGACGCGGCGACGGGAATCGAGCGCTGGCGCGTCCCCGTCGGTCAGGTTACGACCGACCTCGCCGCGATCGACGGAACCGTATATCTGGGCGTCGAGGGCGAGAGTCTCACCGCGCTGGGGACCGCAGACGGCACGCGACTGTGGCACCACCAGTGTGAGGGTCCCGTCTCGTCGCTCGCCGTCGCCAGCGGTCGGCTCTGCGTCGTCGGCGAGGCCGGGATCACGACGATCGGTGACTCGAGCGCGTCGCTGACGGACTCCATTTCCGGGCTGTTCACGCGGCTCGGTGGGGATCGATAGGACCGCTCACGCAGTCGAGTGCGGGAACTGAACGACCAAGTAG
Above is a window of Natronorubrum tibetense GA33 DNA encoding:
- a CDS encoding FxLYD domain-containing protein, translated to MDRRAFLACAALVPLSGCLEFLEDSGEDITEPGDVEIVWHDLVRDNPGTDDERVVVWGAVRNVGDRALSYLEVRATFFDEEGEELETVIENVDADVSSGEKWPFEVEFPRFGEDAAAVTTYELEPATGV
- a CDS encoding flippase; translated protein: MTDGDSDSDRDSDPGRDDGVDPDGGSDAGLGLGADADTETESDPNSDRDEGISTLAKQGSITFVGNLINGALGFAIVMLMTRFVSPSVYGLFVLATSVILFMQVFANLGLPLAIDYFVPQYLDEGEHGKAKGVIVQVTATVLITSSLVAFALAVSATYIAELFQEPAMGIGLLLLSVTIPMLAIYNVLLTSYYSIKKLQYRVIMRDIVRPIVRFVVTAGLLLVGYGLLGLIAGYVVGLFVAITIGAAVFVYKAWGLLTAEIELVAPAPLVKYSVPLAMTSVVFVLMGHVDYFVLGFFLDSDDVGIYRVGYMLGSGLMIIFNSLSPVFKPLIAETRDDIDLVEQRFRIMARWIAAITLPVAIFLSLGASSYLAVLYTPQYSEASAVVALLAVAFLFNVTFGGPDGSLLQGLGYSRVVFGNTLVLFVTNFLVSFTLVPFIGIEGAAIGSATALFLVGCLTLVEIYYFDGIHPFTRDFAKVVGAGVPAAIAGAPIAYFLESDLLIAAMLPIVVVGTYLLTLIVTDAFTDADAQMAAEFSPTLRKWIPSR
- a CDS encoding MATE family efflux transporter, whose protein sequence is MTTGAIPPKLLHLAWPLVLGNLLQTFYNLADMFWVGRVSSDAVAAVSLMFPLSWLFVSTAMGITAATIALISQYVGADDDRMADKVVGQTILLTLAVSSVLAAVGFYFRRPLLTLIGARDQVFVEALAYIEVIFLALPLTFLFFAFRSSLQGAGDTKTAMWLVFISAGINVVLDPFFILGWGPFPEMGTRGAAVATFIARAFATVAGIYILLDGRFGVRLRLEDLTPNVAILKQLVDIGYPSTIDGWARSFASVAMAGFVARFGANPTAAYGIGVRLMSVTWAVSGAVGNATATGVGQNLGAKTPDRAAAVARTATAGTMILIAAIAAVLIAFPAQAMRIFVADPDVIAEGVVFLRIMAPFWALFAGVMVIQGAFRGAGNTREAMVLSFLSRWIFRVPVALVLAFAWTVTVPVFGLEISGLEWGIEGIWWAYSFGMVASFVVAVGWFRLGTWTEGVIGEDQEPAEGMDGPRDRSSSGDTS
- a CDS encoding DNA topoisomerase I, which encodes MELIITEKDNAARRIADILSGGTYDSSREKGVNVYEWGGKRCVGLSGHVVGVDFPSEYSDWRDVEPVELIDASVEKTATKENIVATLRILSRKATRVTIATDYDREGELIGKEAYDIVRDVDEEVPIRRVRFSSITENEVQNAFDEPDDLDFDLAAAGEARQIIDLIWGAALTRFLSLSAGQLGNDFISVGRVQSPTLKLIVDREREIEAFDPETYWELFADLRKREGETEPFDAQYFYRDEDGNEAERVWEETAASEVYETLAERDSATVVDVNRRTRTDTPPTPFNTTQFIRAASAIGYSAKRAMSIAEDLYTAGYITYPRTDNTVYPDDLDPEELLDDFVGHPTLGDSAESLLESDDEIVPTEGDEETTDHPPIHPTGEIPSRGGDVSDDEWEVYELVVRRFYATVAEAAIWEHLKVVTEVDDYRLKSNGKRLVEAGYHDVYPYFNSTENFVPGVDEGEELDLSEVELEEKETQPPRRYGQSRLIETMEDLGIGTKSTRHDILEKLYDRGYVESDPPRPTRLAMAVVGAAEDHADRVVSEEMTAQLEADMDAIASGEATLDDVTDESREMLEEIFANLAESREEIGDQLRKSLKDDKRLGPCPECGEDLLVRRSRHGSYFVGCDGYPDCENTLPLPSTGKPLIMESECEDHGLNEVKMLAGRQTFVHGCPLCKAEDAGEGPILGTCPDCGEDSATTPSSRDGGGETAEEGGELAIKTLQSGSRLVGCTRYPDCEYSLPLPRRGDIEVTDEHCEEHELPELVVHSGDEPWELGCPICNYQEFQARESETGSDLEALEGVGAKTVEKLADAGIESLDDLTDADPDTIAADVDGVSAERVRSWQAKA
- a CDS encoding HEAT repeat domain-containing protein, whose translation is MTGNDTTPTDLQLDDQGDGIEVTVGITQLEAFLTADDPEVREYAAKTLANEATERPDDVRSAVEALTDRLEDDPAIRSHAAAALSALATTHPAAIRDSVSALTDRLDGSTTIRADAADALAAVADDEPRIVADSTDALGTHVTDENERVRVRATDALAAIADADPETAATVVVDVAEATDDETAAVRENTTAILAAVATNSPEDVLETITPLVDRLDDEEAIRANAMRALRAIALEAPEAVATEVDPLADRLADSQVGIRTDTAIALAAVAAERPDAVGEAVEPLADRLDDVSEVRSETIRALRDVAENDPVAGVPAVPELVERLEDSRAGVRTDAAGALSAVASKRPTAVTDAVVALADWLEEGSPELRAHGVAAIAAVASKRPTAVEPVVTDVAGVLDDEDELVRLDAARAIAAVSEAAPDAVRPVVPDLADRLDDPHEPVRHRAADALSAIALEAGEADDDPDVPALVDRLDDGDEWVRGYAARALAEVASAQVADAHPAIRSLCRRLEDDAAPVRRAATRDLVTVASEEPNDVRVAVPALGDRLSDDDATVRNNAAITLGRLAERYPADIREADVLVSLFGALDDEDRTIAATVRNILGTIVSDGGDDCRPPLALAIEATTADEERVRVAACEALATLGADTGEETVAVIDAVCELLVDPTPAVRAAALSALESTLSADIDTEPTPIDAVLEVLEAGDERVAAVADGLADIVRSDPELVGDAATPLLERFDAAEGRERRALLSVLTTVVEAGDGNPVTGLLLDRLESDGDRRAIAGEIARLAATTPDDVVAERDRLCALLEAGAAGDDANGRSGPGHDEAIRGYAALALGTLAITGHDDGETLGSALEHVDDRLLDAASLATGGETPTHTDGINKQLSGMGRRLDGDPWAAGLAVLALSVLADESDSLRPTGVAKIADGLGVENPVVRVTAGRVLETMAADDPTGFEEALPAQVDALEDSDGDVRATAAAALAACAEADAGPSLEDATGDHLTPLRRSLADPDGRVRGRAVRMLAALEDTDSLPAIEALADDPVPSVAEAASNATTRLEAVQERDADEDDEVGTPDWPMVRGGPTRTGHVAGEALDRRASERWHVDCDDDVDIETAPALVGETVVVGRDDGSVSALAIEDGHEHWRFEAGGPVRSEPAVVDGTVYVGSDDGAVYALDAETGERAWRYQTDGRVRTAPIAVDGTVYVGSDELHAIDAETGQPVWTVDLEAGTEREALVGPTIADGTVYAAVDDRLFAVAAADGSPRWETTLETTIGTTPAVDDGRVYVTCGETLVAVSSADGSRECRFDTGGRIETPPAVADGTAYVASSDASVYAVDAATGIERWRVPVGQVTTDLAAIDGTVYLGVEGESLTALGTADGTRLWHHQCEGPVSSLAVASGRLCVVGEAGITTIGDSSASLTDSISGLFTRLGGDR